In Apilactobacillus bombintestini, one genomic interval encodes:
- the yycF gene encoding response regulator YycF, whose protein sequence is MMAKILVVDDEKPITDIEKFNLEKEGYEVVVAYDGEEALQKVEEENPNLIILDLMLPKVDGLEVAREVRKTHDMPIIMVTAKDSELDKVLGLELGADDYVTKPFSNRELVARVKANLRRQNSNENSQNSADSESKDIAIGDLVIHPDAYTVTKSGENIELTHREFELLHYLAQHIGQVMTREHLLQTVWGYDYFGDVRTVDVTVRRLREKIEDNPSHPMWLVTRRGVGYYLRNSEQE, encoded by the coding sequence ATTATGGCAAAAATTTTAGTAGTAGATGACGAAAAACCGATTACAGATATTGAAAAATTTAACCTAGAAAAAGAAGGCTACGAAGTAGTTGTAGCTTACGATGGAGAAGAAGCTCTACAAAAAGTAGAAGAAGAAAATCCTAACCTAATTATTCTAGATTTAATGTTACCTAAAGTAGACGGTCTAGAAGTAGCTCGTGAAGTAAGAAAGACTCACGATATGCCTATCATTATGGTAACTGCTAAAGACTCTGAATTAGACAAAGTATTGGGTCTAGAACTAGGTGCTGATGACTACGTTACTAAACCATTTTCTAACCGTGAATTAGTAGCACGTGTAAAGGCTAACTTACGTCGTCAAAACAGCAACGAAAATAGCCAAAATTCTGCAGATAGTGAAAGCAAAGACATCGCTATCGGTGATTTAGTAATTCATCCAGATGCTTACACAGTTACTAAGAGCGGGGAAAATATTGAATTAACTCACCGTGAATTCGAATTACTACATTATCTAGCTCAACACATCGGCCAAGTTATGACTCGTGAACACTTATTACAAACTGTTTGGGGTTATGACTACTTTGGTGATGTTAGAACTGTGGACGTTACCGTACGTCGTTTAAGAGAAAAGATCGAAGATAACCCTAGCCACCCAATGTGGTTAGTTACTAGACGTGGGGTAGGGTACTACCTACGTAATTCTGAACAAGAATAA
- a CDS encoding flavodoxin family protein: MTTLFINCSKDKNGLTSDLVSRVTTDEYRTVNLVDYLIYPLGQENRENDQFDEVLSQVQSADTIIIGTPVYWSSMTAYMKILIDRMTTVLHDGNPFNGKDFYLIVDGFMPEDAIPHIKHVWDHVAKKYGMNFKDTITN; the protein is encoded by the coding sequence ATGACTACACTATTTATTAATTGCAGCAAGGACAAGAACGGCCTAACTAGCGACTTAGTTTCTAGAGTCACTACCGATGAATACCGTACAGTTAATTTAGTGGATTACTTAATTTACCCACTAGGACAAGAAAACCGTGAAAATGATCAATTCGACGAAGTTTTATCACAAGTACAATCCGCAGATACTATTATTATTGGAACTCCCGTATATTGGTCATCTATGACCGCCTACATGAAGATATTAATTGATAGAATGACTACCGTACTTCATGATGGAAATCCATTTAACGGAAAAGATTTCTACTTAATAGTAGATGGTTTCATGCCCGAAGATGCCATCCCTCACATCAAACATGTATGGGATCATGTCGCTAAAAAATATGGCATGAACTTCAAAGATACTATTACTAACTAA
- a CDS encoding Ltp family lipoprotein — protein sequence MGKLITTLFLVSILTLVTLSITYAENIEPKFRGRTYRYRDLFLINLAVSVGLFIIRSIMIPFNTNNTAGSFEMFFGYAGIILFLVLVVAVLAFIYRYVKTKQIYVGYLWLTVASLIAFLVFLCSATVIDANANKHANSAKPATTAQKKSQPKLQAKSQSQPKKQTYLKQISSTNGNGIVDNNGKISYVYQTDKNANISTDADAGQSSIDKISDTQYRITLTLKDQNSNYVDIMANKKGQNQGTDEVNFYTQDGYDKLINGKENSNNDNSSINNSDSNGDATSSDNDINNDSTDDGDNNVPMEYQNALEKGQNYASQMNLSKQGVYDQLTSSYGEGFAKDAANYAINHITDVDWKQNALQTAQKYQSYMHMSKASIQEQLSSSAGDKFTPNEAAYAAQNLNS from the coding sequence ATGGGAAAACTGATTACAACCTTATTTTTGGTGTCTATTTTAACGTTAGTGACGCTTTCCATAACTTATGCAGAAAATATAGAGCCTAAGTTTAGAGGACGTACTTATAGATATCGAGATTTATTTTTAATAAATTTAGCTGTATCAGTAGGATTATTTATAATTAGATCCATCATGATTCCGTTTAATACGAATAATACGGCGGGGTCATTTGAAATGTTCTTTGGCTATGCCGGTATCATCCTATTTTTAGTGTTGGTGGTAGCTGTGCTGGCCTTCATTTATCGTTATGTAAAAACTAAACAAATTTATGTAGGTTATTTATGGCTAACTGTCGCATCTTTAATTGCCTTTTTAGTATTTTTATGCTCTGCTACGGTGATTGATGCTAATGCTAATAAACATGCTAATAGCGCTAAACCTGCAACTACGGCGCAAAAGAAATCCCAACCTAAATTGCAGGCTAAATCTCAGTCACAACCTAAAAAACAAACTTATTTAAAACAAATTTCTTCTACTAATGGTAACGGCATCGTGGATAATAATGGAAAAATCAGTTACGTTTACCAAACTGATAAAAATGCTAATATTTCCACGGATGCGGACGCAGGACAAAGTTCCATAGATAAAATTAGCGATACACAATATCGCATTACCCTTACTCTAAAAGACCAAAATTCCAATTATGTAGATATTATGGCTAACAAGAAAGGCCAAAATCAGGGTACTGATGAAGTTAATTTCTACACCCAAGATGGCTACGATAAATTAATTAATGGAAAAGAAAATTCCAATAATGATAATTCATCGATAAATAATTCGGATAGTAATGGGGATGCTACTTCATCCGATAATGATATAAATAATGATTCCACCGATGATGGTGATAATAACGTACCCATGGAATATCAAAATGCTTTAGAAAAAGGCCAAAACTACGCTAGTCAAATGAATTTATCTAAGCAAGGCGTTTATGATCAATTAACTTCTTCTTACGGAGAAGGCTTTGCTAAAGATGCGGCCAATTATGCAATTAATCATATTACCGATGTAGATTGGAAACAAAATGCATTACAAACTGCTCAAAAATACCAATCTTACATGCATATGTCTAAAGCTAGCATTCAAGAGCAATTATCATCTTCTGCCGGAGATAAATTTACTCCTAACGAAGCTGCCTATGCAGCACAAAATTTAAATAGTTAA
- a CDS encoding YdhK family protein, giving the protein MNKKNLLATLSIAGLSLSMLSGVAANADSMKDMHMSHEAMSSKKMPKKHAMHMSKKSSKKMHHKSSMMMGMKMDGLEMNMKSKLPKGLKKAKHTKFRVGQKVTLKAKHMKGMYNAKAKVAGVYKTNLYEITFKPTNGKKTVKDHKWVVSKELKAKGKLKAGKKVTVLANHMYGMKGAKGKIVKVHKGPAYVVNFTDTKTHMVIKNHKWLTQSELKARK; this is encoded by the coding sequence ATGAATAAGAAGAACCTACTAGCTACACTTTCCATTGCTGGATTATCACTATCCATGCTATCTGGAGTAGCTGCGAATGCTGATTCTATGAAGGACATGCACATGAGCCATGAAGCTATGTCATCTAAGAAGATGCCTAAAAAGCATGCTATGCACATGAGCAAGAAATCATCTAAGAAGATGCACCACAAATCTTCCATGATGATGGGTATGAAGATGGATGGTTTAGAAATGAACATGAAATCTAAACTACCTAAGGGCTTAAAGAAAGCTAAACATACTAAATTCCGTGTAGGCCAAAAAGTTACCTTAAAGGCTAAACATATGAAGGGTATGTACAACGCTAAAGCTAAAGTAGCTGGTGTATACAAAACTAACTTATATGAAATTACCTTCAAACCTACTAACGGTAAGAAGACTGTTAAAGATCACAAATGGGTAGTTTCTAAAGAACTAAAAGCCAAGGGCAAGTTAAAAGCAGGTAAGAAAGTAACTGTTTTAGCTAATCATATGTATGGTATGAAAGGTGCCAAAGGTAAAATCGTTAAGGTTCATAAGGGCCCCGCATACGTAGTTAACTTTACTGATACTAAGACTCATATGGTAATTAAAAACCATAAATGGTTAACACAAAGCGAATTAAAAGCTAGAAAATAA
- a CDS encoding cation:proton antiporter, whose protein sequence is MNYLLVLVLILLVAWLMGEAFERLQMPAVVGQLVGGFLLGPAVLNWVKPSSMIATFAELGVIVLMFLAGLESDLNLLKKYFKPSIVVAVLGIALPVISIYALGRFHALSTLESLFIGVIFAATSVSISVAVLKEMHALNTDAGVTILGAAVADDILSVLLLSAVVTIFGVSDDGPQLSLPMIVGLQVLFFLLIWGLYYVVKKFPIHIWKNWQSYVSLFALLFCLLMSGIAEDVQLSAITGAFFAGIIVSQTEYRKQVTVQVENFGMLLFVPIFFVNVGLNMQLSGIMNNVWLFIDLSLLAIITKFLGAYEGSRMFGFDHVSAAEVGAGMISRGEVGLIIAEMGLKSHLISENYYSTIIAAIVITTIVAPLILRPIISIKRRKNI, encoded by the coding sequence GTGAACTACCTATTAGTTTTAGTATTAATTTTATTAGTAGCTTGGTTAATGGGCGAAGCATTTGAACGTCTACAAATGCCCGCCGTCGTGGGCCAATTAGTGGGCGGATTTCTTTTGGGTCCGGCGGTATTAAATTGGGTAAAACCTAGTAGCATGATTGCTACGTTTGCCGAATTAGGGGTCATCGTTTTGATGTTTCTTGCCGGGCTCGAAAGTGATTTAAATTTATTAAAGAAGTACTTTAAACCTAGTATCGTAGTGGCGGTATTAGGGATCGCACTTCCGGTAATTAGCATCTATGCGTTGGGACGTTTTCACGCGTTATCTACGTTAGAAAGTTTATTTATCGGCGTTATCTTTGCGGCGACTTCAGTATCGATTTCCGTCGCAGTTTTAAAGGAAATGCACGCGTTAAATACTGACGCGGGAGTAACTATTCTAGGTGCTGCGGTAGCAGATGATATTTTGTCAGTCTTGCTATTAAGTGCCGTAGTTACGATTTTTGGCGTAAGCGATGATGGTCCACAACTTAGTTTGCCTATGATCGTCGGTCTACAAGTTTTATTCTTCCTATTAATTTGGGGACTATATTATGTAGTTAAAAAATTTCCCATTCACATTTGGAAAAACTGGCAATCCTATGTATCGTTATTTGCACTATTATTTTGCTTATTAATGTCGGGAATTGCCGAAGATGTGCAATTAAGTGCCATCACCGGTGCCTTCTTTGCGGGAATTATCGTGAGTCAAACCGAGTATCGTAAACAAGTAACGGTACAGGTAGAAAACTTCGGAATGTTGTTATTTGTACCTATTTTCTTTGTGAATGTAGGGCTAAATATGCAACTTAGCGGCATCATGAATAACGTGTGGTTATTTATTGATCTGTCATTATTAGCCATTATTACTAAGTTCTTAGGTGCTTACGAAGGTTCGCGAATGTTTGGCTTTGATCACGTATCTGCTGCGGAAGTAGGTGCGGGGATGATTAGTAGAGGAGAAGTCGGTTTAATCATTGCTGAAATGGGATTGAAGAGTCATTTAATATCCGAAAATTATTACTCTACTATTATTGCTGCCATCGTAATTACTACCATTGTGGCACCATTAATTTTGCGACCTATTATTTCTATAAAAAGACGAAAAAATATTTAA
- a CDS encoding B3/B4 domain-containing protein yields MVKFAVDKSLFDVFGDAQINVMVLRDVDNNLSADAQAQVEKLLDESQDNAHKFLTNEVFRKNEVVDKWREIYRQFKKKKGARASIEALLKRVDQGKGIGSINPLVDLYNAASLNYGVPCGGEDLDTIDGDLHLGVAEGGEDFFPLGDDENEPALPGEVIYYDNQGAVCRCLNWRDGQRTMLTNDTKNAIMVMEAMDDDQKTAINEAMEALKNDLHEYLNVDGTIYHLDANNSSVEL; encoded by the coding sequence ATGGTTAAATTCGCAGTTGATAAAAGTTTATTTGATGTATTTGGGGATGCACAAATTAACGTAATGGTATTACGTGATGTGGATAATAATTTATCTGCTGATGCGCAAGCACAAGTAGAAAAATTATTAGATGAATCCCAAGATAATGCACATAAATTTTTAACCAACGAAGTATTTAGAAAAAACGAAGTAGTAGATAAATGGCGTGAAATCTACCGTCAATTTAAGAAGAAAAAAGGTGCACGTGCATCCATTGAAGCTTTATTGAAACGAGTAGATCAAGGTAAAGGAATCGGCAGCATTAATCCATTAGTGGACTTATACAACGCAGCTTCATTAAACTACGGAGTACCATGTGGTGGTGAAGATTTAGATACTATTGATGGTGATTTACATCTAGGTGTTGCTGAAGGTGGCGAAGATTTCTTCCCACTAGGTGACGATGAAAATGAACCTGCTTTACCGGGTGAAGTTATTTATTATGATAACCAAGGTGCAGTTTGCCGTTGTCTAAACTGGCGTGATGGTCAACGTACTATGTTAACCAATGATACCAAAAACGCCATTATGGTAATGGAAGCTATGGATGATGACCAAAAAACAGCCATTAACGAAGCCATGGAAGCACTAAAAAATGACTTACATGAATACTTAAACGTGGATGGTACTATTTATCATTTAGATGCTAATAATTCCAGTGTGGAACTTTAA
- the nrdD gene encoding anaerobic ribonucleoside-triphosphate reductase, protein MLNNIFDHLTVIKNTGDRTPFYKYKLDYIFNRLGLSEETIQHFYTHLNQLTKDQTEIEASHIHDFIVQFLEEHDLEDQKQQYLKAQQDDINRFKKATDVKSSIEKLFNRNDRVVHENANKDSNVFNTQRDLEAGAASRAIGLQMLPPLVAKAHLRGDIHWHDLDYSPATPETNCCLVDFAEMLNNGFKIGNAEVKSPRSIQTATAQVSQIIANVASLQYGGLSFDRADQVLAPFAKINYEKHLKTAEQWVAADKREDFAKDRTKQDIFDAMQSLEYEINTLYSSQGQTPFTTVSFGLGTSWIEKEIQKDILKIRIKGLGKERRTAIFPKLIYVLKKGLNLKPNDPNYDVKELAVDCATKRMYPDILMYDKLCEITGDFKAPMGCRSFLPKWTDENGKAVNAGRMNLGVVTVNLPRIALLAHGDMDLFWSIFAEKLNIVHQAMAYRIERTKEAKPDNAPLLYEYGAFGKRLKSTDSVDELFRNERATVSLGYIGLYEVGTEFFGPDWESNPKAHDFTVSIVAELNRLCRVWSKESGYHYSLYSTPAESLTDTFAQDDIRKFGKVKDITDKEYYTNSFHYDVRKRPNPFEKLSFEEAYPHYASAGFIHYCEYPNLKQNPKALEAVWDWAYDHVGYLGTNTSIDKCYKCGFKGEFEATARGFKCPQCGNHDPKYCDVVKRTCGYLGNPQARPMVHGRHVEISSRKKNMSKGMVNDVAHEETAKQSKA, encoded by the coding sequence ATGTTAAATAATATTTTTGACCATTTGACAGTAATTAAAAACACGGGTGACCGGACACCGTTTTACAAATACAAGTTGGATTACATTTTTAATCGACTAGGTTTGTCCGAAGAAACCATCCAACATTTTTATACTCATTTGAATCAATTAACTAAAGATCAAACTGAAATCGAAGCTAGTCATATTCATGATTTTATAGTCCAATTTCTTGAAGAACATGACTTAGAAGATCAAAAGCAACAATACTTAAAAGCTCAACAAGACGATATTAATCGTTTTAAAAAAGCTACTGACGTTAAAAGCAGTATCGAAAAATTGTTTAACCGCAATGACCGAGTAGTTCACGAAAACGCTAATAAAGATAGTAATGTTTTCAATACACAACGTGACCTAGAAGCCGGAGCTGCCAGTCGTGCCATTGGTTTACAAATGCTACCTCCATTAGTAGCTAAGGCACACTTGCGTGGTGACATTCACTGGCACGATTTGGATTACTCCCCTGCCACTCCTGAAACTAACTGCTGTTTAGTAGATTTTGCTGAAATGCTAAACAATGGTTTCAAGATTGGTAACGCGGAAGTTAAATCCCCTCGTTCCATTCAAACCGCTACTGCCCAAGTTTCTCAAATCATCGCTAACGTAGCTTCCTTACAATACGGTGGTTTATCCTTTGACCGTGCTGATCAAGTTTTAGCACCTTTCGCTAAAATCAACTACGAAAAGCACCTAAAGACTGCTGAACAATGGGTAGCTGCAGACAAGCGTGAAGATTTCGCCAAAGACCGTACTAAACAAGATATCTTTGACGCTATGCAATCACTAGAATACGAAATTAATACTTTGTATTCATCCCAAGGTCAAACTCCTTTCACTACCGTAAGTTTTGGTTTAGGTACTAGCTGGATTGAAAAAGAAATTCAAAAAGATATTCTAAAAATCCGTATTAAAGGTTTAGGTAAAGAACGTCGTACCGCTATTTTCCCTAAGCTTATCTATGTACTAAAGAAAGGCTTAAATCTAAAGCCTAACGACCCTAACTACGATGTTAAGGAATTAGCCGTCGATTGTGCTACTAAGCGTATGTATCCTGATATTTTAATGTACGACAAGCTTTGTGAAATCACTGGTGACTTCAAGGCACCTATGGGTTGTCGTTCCTTCTTACCTAAGTGGACTGACGAAAATGGTAAAGCCGTTAACGCCGGTCGTATGAACTTAGGGGTAGTTACTGTAAACTTACCTAGAATTGCTCTTCTAGCTCACGGTGACATGGATTTATTCTGGAGCATTTTTGCTGAAAAATTAAACATCGTTCACCAAGCTATGGCATACCGTATCGAAAGAACTAAGGAAGCTAAGCCGGACAACGCACCTCTTCTATATGAATACGGTGCCTTCGGTAAGCGTCTAAAGTCTACCGATAGCGTAGATGAATTATTCAGAAACGAACGTGCTACCGTTTCACTAGGTTACATCGGTCTATACGAAGTCGGCACTGAATTCTTCGGACCTGATTGGGAATCCAATCCTAAAGCCCACGACTTCACCGTAAGCATTGTAGCGGAACTAAACCGTCTATGTCGTGTATGGAGTAAAGAAAGTGGTTACCACTACAGTCTATACTCCACTCCTGCCGAATCCTTAACTGATACTTTCGCGCAAGACGATATTAGAAAATTCGGTAAGGTTAAAGACATCACCGATAAAGAATACTACACCAACAGTTTCCATTATGACGTTAGAAAGCGTCCAAACCCATTTGAAAAATTAAGTTTTGAAGAAGCTTACCCTCACTACGCTTCTGCAGGATTCATTCATTACTGTGAATACCCTAACTTAAAACAAAATCCTAAGGCACTAGAAGCCGTTTGGGACTGGGCATACGATCACGTCGGTTACCTAGGTACCAACACTTCCATTGATAAGTGCTACAAATGTGGTTTCAAAGGTGAATTCGAAGCTACTGCTCGTGGCTTTAAGTGCCCACAATGCGGTAACCACGATCCTAAATATTGTGATGTGGTTAAGAGAACTTGCGGTTACCTAGGTAATCCTCAAGCTCGTCCTATGGTCCACGGTCGTCACGTAGAAATTTCATCCCGTAAAAAGAATATGTCGAAAGGAATGGTAAACGATGTCGCACATGAAGAGACAGCCAAACAATCCAAAGCCTAA
- the nrdG gene encoding anaerobic ribonucleoside-triphosphate reductase activating protein has translation MSHMKRQPNNPKPKEWLAKDLSQQYIADYKPFNFVDGEGIRCSIYVSGCKFLCPGCYNVASQNFHYGQPYSQDLEDQIIEDMKKDYVQGLTLLGGEPFLNTQVCLRLCKRVRKEFGHTKDIWSWSGYTYDELLKDSYDKLKLLSMIDILVDGRFMEDQKDLTLQFRGSANQRIIDVPKSLQENRVVIWDKLVH, from the coding sequence ATGTCGCACATGAAGAGACAGCCAAACAATCCAAAGCCTAAAGAATGGCTTGCTAAAGACTTAAGCCAACAATATATTGCTGACTATAAGCCCTTTAACTTCGTTGATGGAGAAGGTATTCGTTGCAGTATTTATGTTAGTGGTTGCAAGTTCTTATGCCCTGGCTGCTACAATGTGGCATCACAAAATTTCCATTACGGACAACCTTACTCACAAGACTTAGAAGATCAAATCATCGAAGACATGAAAAAAGATTATGTACAAGGTTTAACCCTTCTTGGGGGTGAACCTTTCTTAAATACGCAAGTTTGTCTTCGTTTATGCAAACGCGTGCGTAAAGAATTCGGCCACACTAAAGACATTTGGTCCTGGTCCGGATACACTTACGACGAACTACTAAAAGATTCATATGACAAGTTAAAATTGCTTTCTATGATTGATATTTTAGTAGACGGTCGTTTTATGGAAGATCAAAAAGATTTAACTTTGCAATTCCGCGGTAGTGCTAACCAACGAATCATCGATGTTCCTAAATCACTACAAGAAAACCGAGTAGTAATCTGGGATAAATTAGTACACTAG
- the sufC gene encoding Fe-S cluster assembly ATPase SufC, giving the protein MLEIKDLHVKINETDEPVINGLNLTIPDGEVHVIMGPNGTGKSTLSQTIMGSPKYTITQGTIAFNGKKLNDMATDERARLGLFIGMQYPTEIGGIKNVDFIHAAMDAVADKPVSVLDFMKRLEYVMDFLDIDESYTDRYLNEGFSGGEKKRNEILQMMMIQPSLAILDEIDSGLDIDALKVVSKGINAMRDKDFSSLIITHYNRILRYVKPDVVHVMMEGRIIKSGDYHLAEQLEANGYEPLREKLTKTEDPS; this is encoded by the coding sequence TTGTTAGAAATTAAAGATTTACACGTTAAGATTAACGAAACCGATGAACCCGTTATTAACGGTTTAAACCTAACTATCCCTGATGGTGAAGTCCATGTCATCATGGGTCCTAATGGAACCGGAAAATCTACTCTTTCACAAACTATTATGGGTTCACCTAAGTACACGATTACGCAAGGTACTATCGCCTTTAACGGCAAAAAATTAAACGATATGGCTACCGACGAACGTGCTCGTTTGGGCTTGTTTATCGGTATGCAATATCCTACTGAAATCGGCGGTATTAAAAACGTCGACTTCATCCATGCTGCTATGGACGCGGTAGCCGACAAGCCGGTTTCCGTGCTAGATTTTATGAAACGTCTCGAATATGTAATGGACTTTTTAGACATTGATGAATCCTACACCGATCGTTATTTAAACGAAGGTTTTTCCGGTGGGGAAAAGAAACGTAATGAAATCTTACAAATGATGATGATTCAACCTAGTCTAGCTATCTTAGATGAAATTGATTCTGGACTAGATATCGATGCGCTAAAAGTCGTTTCTAAAGGAATTAACGCTATGCGCGATAAAGACTTCAGTTCATTAATTATTACTCATTACAACCGCATTTTACGCTATGTAAAGCCCGACGTAGTGCACGTAATGATGGAAGGTCGCATTATTAAAAGCGGCGATTATCACTTAGCTGAACAACTAGAAGCTAACGGATATGAACCTTTGCGTGAAAAATTAACTAAGACGGAGGATCCATCATGA